Proteins encoded by one window of Cupriavidus sp. EM10:
- a CDS encoding TerC family protein — MEWFTDLFTMQFLTALLSIVVIDLVLAGDNAIVIALAARNLPPHLQKKAIVWGTIGAVVVRSAMTIGVVWLLKIPGLLLVGGLALVWIAYKLLAAEDDGDEHGAGAATLMGAMKTIIIADAVMGVDNVLAVAGAAHGSFLLVVLGLLISIPIVVWGSSLVLKLMSRYPSIIYIGAGVLAFTAVKMILGEPITKAFFEAQPVIKWGLYLVIVGGVLGAGYLTQKRRDGNQKPAESH; from the coding sequence ATGGAGTGGTTTACCGATCTGTTCACGATGCAGTTCCTGACAGCCCTGCTGTCGATCGTCGTCATTGACCTGGTCCTGGCTGGCGACAACGCCATCGTGATTGCCCTGGCGGCCCGCAACCTGCCGCCGCACCTGCAGAAGAAAGCCATTGTCTGGGGCACCATCGGTGCCGTGGTGGTCCGTTCGGCCATGACGATTGGCGTGGTCTGGCTGCTCAAGATCCCCGGCCTGCTGCTGGTTGGCGGCCTGGCGCTGGTCTGGATTGCCTACAAGCTGCTGGCCGCCGAGGACGATGGCGACGAGCACGGCGCTGGCGCGGCCACGCTGATGGGTGCCATGAAGACCATCATCATCGCCGACGCGGTGATGGGCGTGGACAACGTGCTGGCCGTGGCCGGCGCCGCGCATGGCAGCTTCCTGCTGGTGGTGCTGGGCCTGCTGATCAGTATCCCGATCGTGGTCTGGGGTTCGAGCCTGGTGCTCAAGCTGATGTCGCGCTACCCGTCGATCATCTACATCGGCGCCGGCGTGCTGGCCTTCACCGCCGTCAAGATGATCCTGGGCGAGCCGATCACCAAGGCGTTCTTCGAGGCGCAGCCCGTCATCAAGTGGGGCCTGTACCTGGTCATCGTTGGCGGCGTGCTGGGCGCGGGTTACCTGACCCAGAAGCGTCGCGACGGCAACCAGAAGCCGGCGGAAAGCCACTGA
- a CDS encoding dihydrofolate reductase, whose amino-acid sequence MTLLTLIVARARNGVIGRDNTLPWRLPEDLQHFKRTTLGAPIIMGRKTWDSIGRPLPGRRNIVVSRNRDLRLEGAEVVGSLEDAQRLCVGVEQVFLIGGAQLYAEALPSADRLIVTEIDADVEGDAHFPAVDRSKWLEVSRETHHSEANGFDYAFVTYERPPSGEE is encoded by the coding sequence ATGACGCTGCTGACCCTGATCGTCGCGCGGGCGCGCAATGGCGTGATCGGCCGGGACAACACGCTGCCGTGGCGCCTGCCCGAGGACCTGCAGCACTTCAAGCGCACCACGCTGGGCGCGCCGATCATCATGGGCCGCAAGACCTGGGATTCGATCGGCCGGCCGCTGCCTGGCCGCCGCAATATCGTGGTAAGCCGCAATCGCGACCTGCGGCTGGAGGGCGCCGAGGTCGTGGGATCGCTGGAAGACGCCCAGCGGCTGTGCGTGGGCGTGGAACAGGTGTTCCTGATCGGCGGCGCACAGCTGTACGCGGAGGCGCTGCCCAGCGCGGATCGCCTGATCGTGACCGAGATCGATGCCGATGTGGAAGGCGACGCCCATTTCCCGGCCGTCGACCGGTCGAAGTGGCTGGAGGTCTCTAGAGAAACCCACCATTCCGAGGCCAACGGCTTCGACTACGCGTTCGTGACGTACGAGCGGCCGCCTTCGGGCGAGGAATAA